One Sinorhizobium mexicanum genomic region harbors:
- a CDS encoding phasin, which produces MATKKTDDVFSLSSFDPAKFADSFREFAEKGAAQSKDAYAKMKTAAEEATKTVEATVESAQTGTIELGLKALDALRTNAENSLSHMEALLGVKSLSELVELQTIFIRKQAELAVEQAKTMQEATKKVAENVAKPGKDAAEKAISNFKKA; this is translated from the coding sequence ATGGCTACCAAGAAGACCGACGACGTATTTTCCCTTTCCTCCTTCGATCCGGCCAAGTTTGCCGACAGCTTCCGCGAGTTCGCCGAAAAGGGCGCCGCGCAGTCGAAGGACGCTTACGCCAAGATGAAGACCGCTGCCGAAGAAGCAACCAAGACCGTGGAAGCGACGGTTGAGAGCGCTCAGACCGGTACCATCGAACTCGGTCTCAAGGCCCTCGATGCACTGCGCACCAATGCCGAGAACTCCCTTTCGCACATGGAAGCGCTGCTCGGCGTGAAGTCGCTCTCGGAGCTGGTCGAACTCCAGACGATCTTCATCCGCAAGCAGGCCGAACTTGCGGTCGAGCAGGCGAAGACCATGCAGGAAGCGACGAAGAAGGTCGCCGAGAACGTTGCCAAGCCGGGCAAGGACGCCGCCGAAAAGGCAATATCGAACTTCAAGAAGGCCTGA